TTCCGTCTTCCCGGCCAGGGCGGGAGCAGTTCCACGGCCTGGGGTCCATGTACTGCCGGGGCGCGGTCGCGGTCATCCTCACCTACGACGTGAACCACCCGCAGAGCCTGCTGGAGCTGGAGGACAGGTTCCTGGGTCTTACAGACACGGCCAGCACGGACTGCCTGTTCGCCATCGTGGGGAACAAGGTGGACCTCGTCGAGGCTGGGGCCGCAGAGAGCCGGGAGAAGGAAGGGCACGGCCCCGGGACGgcgggcggtggcggcggcggatCGCCCGAAGTGCCCAAGCCGGTGCGGCTGGAGGACGCGGTGGCACTTTACAACAAGATCCTCAAGTACAAGATGCTGGACGAGAAGGATGTGCCGGCCGCTGAGCAGATGTGCTTCGAGACCAGCGCAAAGACCGGGTACAACGTGGACCTGCTGTTCGAGACCTTGTTCGACATGGTGGTGCCCGTGATCCTGCGGCAGCGAGCCCAGGGGCCGCCGCAGACCGTGGACGTCAGCAGCTGCAAGACACCCAGACGGACCAGATCCGGGTGCTGCTCCTGACTCAGGGACCCTGAGCCCCAGGGTCCACGGCGGGCCGGGGCTGACCCAGTGGGAGCGCGGAGTCGTGTAGCCGGGCTGCACACGCAGGGGGACGTCCAGGGGCAACAACAGCAGGGTGTTTGGCGGTCCACGGGCACGGCTCCTCTGTCTGCATCACCGTGGGGGACGTGAGGGCCAGGTGAATCGCCTGCAGAAAACACTCTTCCGAGCCACGACTCCCAGGGACCCTTGTGCGGTGCTGCTCCTTTCCTAACATCCTGGCCTCGCTGAAGCCTGTGGCCGGGCTCCGCGGCACCTGGCGTGCGTGGGCACCTGCCCCGCTTCCGTGTTTTCGCAGACATTTTCTTCACTGTGGTCTCTCCTTGGTCCTACCGCTTGGCACTCGTGTGTTGATGTGTCACCATGATTCTTGGCTTGTTAATTTATACGGAATCCAGAATCACCGCTTTTATACCGGTTGCAGCCGTGTGAGTTACGCACATTATTAAAAAGGATTATGAGGAGACCCTTGGTGTGGAGACTGTTGATTTTGACCTTATTTTCACCCCTGGTGGACCCcttgctgggggcgcctgggaggtGGCTGGGAGCTTAAGGTACTTCTGTCTTTAAAGCTACAATGAATCCTTAGACATTTCAGAACATTTGGATTTGTCCATTTGCCGTTGTCTCGATGAAATGAGCTCCAGGAACAGAAATCTAGAAGGTCTGTCTCTGCTCAGGTGTGTTTGGGGTCACGCAGGCAGTTACTCACCCAGAAGCCCCCTTTCTGGGGGTTGGTGGGTGGGCTGCTTTGTCACAAGCAGATTCTAAGACGAGGCTGCGAGGCAACAGTTTTTCTGAGAAATTTAAGGGGTATCTCAGCCAACGTCGGCGGCTGGAACAAAATGCAGGCCGGGCACATCTCTCTCGagcagctctggaggctggaagcggAGGTCTGGGGGCTGGCAGATCCGATTTCCGTCCGGGCCCAAGCCCTTcccctggcagacaccaccttccTACTGTGTCCACATGTTGGGCGGAGCGGGCTCTGGTCTCTCGCTCCTTGCAAGGCCACTAATCCCATCGCGAGGACTCCACCCCatgacctcccaaaggccccacctacaAATATGGTCCCACTGGGGGTCTGGGCTTCCACAGACGGATTTGCAGGGAGACAAgtgttcagtccataacagaggGCACCGTGAGGCCGAGGCTAGTAAGAAAGCAGTGTGTTTCGTGAGTTGTTactgtggggggatggggaggtgtGCAGTGATTGTGTTGAGGGCCCATGGCCTGTTTGGGGGTCCCCCCAGGCCGGCCTCTGCTCCTGTGCGGTGCACATTCTCCAGGTGCGAGCGTGAGCCAGCCTGCAGGACGGGGCGAGGCGCAGCCTCCTGTCTCTGcctggggctccccactcggACGCCCCGTTGCCCAAGCCCATCCAGAGGCCTCAGACTTCAGTCCAGAGCGGGGCCCATTGGAGAGTGAAAATGAATCTGTGCATCAAGCTGGTTTAAAGATACCTTGGCCAGTGCCCGGCCTGTGAAACCTGCCGCCAGCCAGTGAGGCCCTGGGATGGGTGTCTGCAGCCTCTGCAGGAGACGGTGCCCCGCTGTACGGTTCGTGCAGGAAGGCAGGGCTGGCTGAGTTCTCACGGCCTTTTCCCCTGAGCGTTCTCTGCTTCTCTTGCCCATCTGCTCCGAGCACCTCCAGCTTGTGTCCCTGAGGGGCCGCATGTTCTGGGGGGTTGCCCGGGGACGGCACGTTCTCCATCAACCGCATGGAAGCATTTCCTTGATCGTTGTCCTAACAATAGACGTCACGCTGGGCTGTGTCTCAAGTGGATCTCCTACGCCAGCCGGGTTCTTTGGCCCCAGCCTGCTCGTGGGGTCCTAGCTCTGACCGAGTGGGCCCGCCAGGAGCCAGGTCAGCGCTGGGGAAGCGTCAGGTCGCGCGGGTGGGTGAGCCAGCTGGCGGAGACACACGGGATTTCTTGGCTGGATGTGGGTTTGAGCTGGCGACCTCGAAcgttccttcttttcttttttttttttaaagattatttatttatttatatttatttaaatattctttatttaaataaaatatttatttatttaaataaaatatttatttatttaaataatctttatttaaataaagattatttatttacttgacagagaaagacacagcaagagagggaacacaaacggggagtgggagagggagaagcagactccccgccgagcagggagcccgatgcgggactcgatcccgggactccaggatcatgacctgagctgaaggcagccgcttaaccaactgagccacccaggcgccccgttccttcttttcttctgcacAAACATGACTGCTCGGCTAACCTGGTCTCAGAGCCGCCACTGCGGATTTTCTCCCCGGGCTCCACTGTCCTTGCACGATGGAAACCTCCTCAATGGCATCTCTTCCTTGGATGTTTCCAGGTGCCCTGAGGCGGCGTGCAGGGCAGGGATGGTTCAGGAACGGCAGGGATGGTTCGGGCTGGGAATGTTGTAACCCGGGTGCTTGGAGCCCTGTTTCCCCCTCGTCCCAGGCTGCAAGGCTGGCTTCTTAAAAGTACAACTTTGTCGTTTCTGAACTTGGTTTCGACAGAGCTGCCTGTGTGCCAGGAAAACCCGCACCTGGGTGTCCAGCAAACCCTCCACACAGCACCCGGTTTCCCCACAGACCCCACTCGGCTTCACGCACCTCGTTCCGTGCGCTGACGTGTCCTCCCTCGCGAGGTCAGGTTGGCTGTGCACCTGCAGCCCACGACCAGAGGGGTGCCCCGTGGGTCCCCGCATTGGGTTGTTTGCACCGGGAAGGCCTAGAAGCAGCGTCTGGGGGCTGATCGTCTGGGCGAGGCGAGCAGGGTGGGttggcctggggaggggacacCGTCAGCCCCAGGACACAGTGTGTGTGCATCTCCCGGGGcacttcccaccctcctcccttggCCTCACCCTCTGGTGGCCTCACTTGCATGCTGACACctctgtggggggtgggggttcctgtgcctggggcagggagggcagtgcGGGGACGGGGGAGACCCCCCGAGTCCCCATAATCCGGGTGCAAGAATCCCCTTTCCAAAAGCTCTGCAGTAACCCTGCCTTCTCCTAAGTGTAGAATTAGGGGCAAGTCAGCTCCGGGAAGGACATGGGTCCCCCCCGTCCCAGCACGGAGAGGCTGGATCCTGACCCCTGTGCTCAGGTGGCCCCTGGAAGTAGCTGGAATGAGGCCAGTTTATGTCATCACACGAGTCCCACCTCTGGAGCTGGCCTCCCCCCAGCTGCCCTTCGCTCCTGAACTCGAGCTGTGGAAGGGAGGCAAGGCTCAGTCTGCAGATGGGGAGGGCGTCAGGAGCCACTGGGGGCTCTAACCCGCTAGGGGGGATGTGGGTCCCCAGCGCCGAGTCCGTCCTGGCATCACACCCAAGCCAAGCTGCAGTCTTCAGGGCTGGGACACACTTTGAGGCTGCCCCTTGATCGTGGGGACTGGAGTCCAGAATAAACAGCTGCTTCCGTGAGTTTTCTTGGGGGCGGGCGGTGCTGGGCATCTTTCAAATCCTGGCCTCAAGCCTCGCGTtccatggtggtggtggggggggggggggctgctatGGCTGTTGCTATGGAAACCATCTGCGTACAGGTGTAGCCCATGGCACCTTACATTAGCTTTGCTGCTTTTCCACTACCCCCACCTGGGACGTGCTCACCTGGGAGCGCACCTCCACCTGGGATCCTGCTTACCTGGGAGCACACCTCCACCTGGGATGCCGCTCAGCCCGCGCACCTGGGAGCGCAAGGGACCGAACAGTCCCAGACAACTCCTGACCATGAGGGGCAAGAGCTGGTGGAGGGAAACGTCCCTTTTTTGCGCCTTAGCTGCACAAGCCGAGGCTCATTCTGTGGCTTTCCTCGGTGGGTGCCCACAGGACGGAGCCCTAAATTCCCCTTGGCGGTAACCCCCTTAGGAAGGTGTCCTCTTTCCTGGGTTCACTCTGCCAGGCCCCCTCCATTCCCTGATTGGGACTCATATCCCCGAATAACCCTCCTGTGCAGAGTCCTTGTCCTGGTCAGCTTCTGGGGGAGTGTCAATCAAGGTGTTTGCTGGTATATTTCAAATGACATCATCAGATGGAAAACTTACTTTATGATGTGGAAATTGTTCTTAGAAAAGTTTACTATGAGATTGAATTTTAAAGGGTAACAATAAATTCTGAGCTGGGCTCCCAAGACCAGCCAGGTTCCAGAGAAACTGAAACCAGAAATGTGCATGGAGGTTTCTTGGAAATATGGAGAGCTGCTCTGGGGTTCTGGGTGAGAACTGAGTGACTTTGCAAGTGCGTCTCCGCAGGGACCATCCTCCCAACGCCCACGAGTGGTGGCTGGGGTGTCTGAACACACACGGCTCCCTGAGAAGTGAACGGCAGGCCACAGACTTGGGTTCAGGTCTGTGGGAACTTGGGAAAGCGCAGCAGGGGGGCCTGGCTCACCCACGGCAGGCTCGAGGGCCCAAATGCAGTGCGGGGTCGGGGGGAGGGCTCGTGCCGGCCACCTGTGCTCTCCGGACACGAATGAAGGCAGCCAGCCACTCGGGGTATAAAAAGCTCAAAACCAACTTTTATTCTGTGGTCATTACAGAGGTTAGATTAAGTCATAGGCATACAAGTCACCAAGGACAGAGGGTCAATCCCCGGGGCCACCTGGGGCCGAGGATTCTCGAGTGCGCCGCCCGGTGGCGTGGCTGACATCAGGTGCTGAGAAGGTCTCCGCTTCTGGTGGTCTGTAAGGACGTGGAGGGAGGGGAGCTCGTGCGGACGATCTAAGGCTTTTAAAACAAAAGGCACCCCTGGCCTTCCTGAGGGGATTCAAATTCACATCGGTGGTCTTTGGGAGAAAACAGAGCTGCCCGCAGAGTGGCCGGAGACCGGCCGTGGGGACCGCAGCAGGGAGTTCAGGCTTCCCTTGTCTACACCACCCTGTTAAGTGGGTCCAGTATGCGGGTCGGCGGCGGGGCGCTCAGAAGCAGAGTGACTGTACAGCGCAGATGAAGAAGGTGGTGACGCCTAGCACGCGATGTATGGCTGGACACGGGTGCTGGGGCAGGGGCCAGCCCCCCAcggcggggaggggggccagCACCTGCGCGCGGCGAGGGGCTACTCGGTAGAAGCACCAGTGCTGAATTCCTTTGGAAGCCTTCCCAttgggtttttaaagaaaagaacaagatccGTCTGGGGGCGTCCTCTGAGGTAACGAGTTAAGAGCAAGCACCAAAGTGGCCCCCGGGCTGAGCGTGGCCCTGGAGAGAAGCGCGTCCGGCCCCTCACAGGTTCTTCATGCACACCTGGCAGCGGCTGATGTGCGTCCGGATGAGCCCCGCCTTGAGCGTGTCAGCGGACGGCGCGCCCTGGAAGCTCCGCTCGGGGATGGTGGTGAGCCAGAAGCTGTACTTGTTGGCATAGTAGTGGCAGGTCCCGCGGCCCCCGTTGCACTCGATGAAGGGCGTGGCACGGAAGTCCTCCAGGCAGCTGCCCGGCGACACCAGCGACTGGCCGCCGCCCTCGTCACCGGCGGCTGTGTGCTGTGCGGGGGACACGGGGCAGGGCTGTGAGTGCGCCCCTGGGACAGCCCGGGGCCTCGGACGCACCCCAGCTCCGGAG
Above is a window of Neomonachus schauinslandi chromosome 3, ASM220157v2, whole genome shotgun sequence DNA encoding:
- the RAB20 gene encoding ras-related protein Rab-20; amino-acid sequence: MRKPDGKIVLLGDMNVGKTSLLQRYMERRFPDTVSTVGGAFYLKPWRSYNISIWDTAGREQFHGLGSMYCRGAVAVILTYDVNHPQSLLELEDRFLGLTDTASTDCLFAIVGNKVDLVEAGAAESREKEGHGPGTAGGGGGGSPEVPKPVRLEDAVALYNKILKYKMLDEKDVPAAEQMCFETSAKTGYNVDLLFETLFDMVVPVILRQRAQGPPQTVDVSSCKTPRRTRSGCCS